From the Daucus carota subsp. sativus chromosome 8, DH1 v3.0, whole genome shotgun sequence genome, one window contains:
- the LOC135148551 gene encoding mitochondrial metalloendopeptidase OMA1-like: MGLLRLCNHSVRFSSVLRFPCYPRTVTSLQRVTSLASVKTCDGPENLLSGFELDQKFYNPLRHFVGTRQYSVHKLLGSGFDQELSKPSRHFVGTRYYSVSKIQKYVYRPLVKCLSYVTFFTGKFEITPYTNITLYVFPFYNKIYGEMLFSSLKQDCGRGLRLPLTDPRCIRVESIATKILKALQRETGRRHVLADQQWIKDNVDGKVKLVERSARTEESTDVHLKEGINWEVFVLDLPIINAGAQGIGENMGKIILSTGLFDVYKSDEELEIIIAHEVGHVISRHMQRRFLWLPLKKIYHRVINGYDSEIHYRLRLEYILN; encoded by the exons ATGGGTCTATTAAGATTATGTAATCACAGTGTTAGATTTTCTAGTGTTCTGAGGTTCCCATGTTATCCTCGTACAGTAACATCACTTCAAAGGGTCACTAGTTTAGCCAGTGTCAAGACCTGTGATGGTCCTGAAAACTTATTGTCTGGTTTTGAATTAGATCAGAAATTTTACAACCCATTGAGACATTTTGTTGGAACAAGGCAATACTCTGTTCATAAATTGTTGGGGTCAGGTTTCGACCAAGAACTAAGCAAACCATCGAGACATTTTGTTGGAACAAGGTATTACTCTGTTTCCAAGATTCAGAAATATGTGTATAGACCTCTAGTGAAGTGTTTGAGTTATGTCACTTTTTTCACTGGGAAGTTTGAAATCACACCTTATACAAATATAACTCTTTATGTGTTccctttttacaataaaatctaTGGAGAGATGTTATTTTCGAGTTTGAAACAAGATTGTGGAAGGGGGTTGAGACTGCCCCTGACTGACCCCCGGTGTATTCGAGTTGAATCAATTGCCACAAAGATTCTTAAAGCATTACAGAGGGAGACGGGTAGGCGTCATGTGTTGGCTGATCAACAATGGATTAAAGATAATGTTGATGGGAAGGTTAAACTGGTAGAGAGAAGTGCAAGAACTGAGGAGTCGACAGATGTGCATTTGAAGGAGGGAATAAATTGGGAGGTTTTTGTGCTCGATCTTCCTATAATTAACGCAGGTGCTCAAGGTATCGGGGAAAATATGGGGAAGATTATTTTGTCTACGGGCTTGTTTGATGTTTATAAGAGTGATGAAGAGCTAGAAATCATTATTGCACATGAG GTTGGGCATGTAATTTCTCGACATATGCAAAGACGTTTTCTTTGGCTTCCATTGAAGAAGATTTATCACCGTGTGATAAATGGCTATGATTCTGAGATACATTATCGTTTGAGGTTGGAATATATCCTCAATTAA
- the LOC108197140 gene encoding mitochondrial metalloendopeptidase OMA1-like has protein sequence MSLFRLCSQSVRVSSVLRFQSGSAPLYRTSSCASFPSLNTSDVPKNPLNHFVGTRHYSVPRVLDYVFWPLNKCLRCVTYFTGRFETMPFTNKRLYYNPYVEDIWGRAFYNNSFKKLNKCHVLYPQSHPQCVQVEAIAIRILEALQRESGRRHKLADREWILKLDGTIKVVKKRREQNVKSTTARLKDGIDWEFFVVDTPFSDISYKSEGRILVYSGSFDVYKTDDELAITIATEVGHIVARHMNRELLVWEPCLLYHRLINGDNPKKYYQLSHEHEADYIGMLLSASAGYDPRVAPVALQKMDSGHHLFHFMEERIKYMTQPEVMQKAVDIYEERRKTRATN, from the exons ATGAGTCTGTTTAGACTATGCAGTCAGAGTGTTAGAGTTTCTAGTGTTTTGAGGTTTCAATCTGGTTCAGCACCACTTTACAGGACTTCTAGTTGTGCTAGTTTCCCTAGTCTCAACACGTCTGATGTGCCTAAAAACCCACTCAACCATTTTGTTGGAACAAGGCATTACTCTGTTCCCAGAGTTCTAGATTATGTATTCTGGCCTCTCAACAAGTGTTTGAGATGTGTCACTTACTTTACCGGGAGATTCGAAACTATGCCTTTTACAAATAAAAGGTTATATTATAATCCTTATGTTGAGGATATATGGGGTAGggcattttataataattcttttaagaAGCTAAATAAATGCCATGTGTTGTATCCCCAAAGTCACCCGCAGTGTGTTCAAGTCGAAGCAATTGCTATAAGGATCCTCGAGGCGTTACAGAGGGAGAGTGGTAGGCGCCACAAGCTGGCTGATCGGGAATGGATTTTAAAATTGGATGGGACGATAAAGGTTGTTAAGAAAAGGAGAGAACAAAATGTCAAGTCGACGACTGCTCGTTTGAAGGACGGAATAGATTGGGAATTTTTTGTAGTGGACACTCCTTTTTCTGATATTTCATATAAATCTGAAGGAAGGATTTTAGTGTATAGCGGTTCATTTGATGTTTATAAGACGGATGATGAGCTAGCAATCACAATTGCAACTGAG GTTGGTCATATTGTTGCTCGACATATGAACAGAGAACTGCTTGTTTGGGAGCCATGCCTTCTGTATCATCGCCTCATAAATGGCGATAACcccaaaaaatattatcaattgaG CCATGAGCATGAAGCAGATTACATAGGGATGTTATTATCTGCATCCGCTGGTTATGATCCTCGAGTTGCACCTGTGGCTTTGCAAAAGATGGATAGTGGGCATCACCTATTTCATTTCATGGAGGAAAGAATAAAGTATATGACTCAGCCAGAAGTGATGCAGAAAGCAGTCGACATATATGAAGAACGAAGGAAGACACGGGCTACCAACTAA
- the LOC108198341 gene encoding mitochondrial metalloendopeptidase OMA1-like isoform X2 yields the protein MKCLSYVTFFTGKFEITPYTNITLYVFPFVDKIYGEKIFSSWKQACGRGLRLPPTDPQCIRVESIAAKILEALQRETGRRHVLADQQWIKDDVDGKVKLVKRSERIEESTNVHLKEGINWEVFVIDHPIINAGAQEIGANMGKIVLFTGLFHVYKRDDELAIIIAHEVGHVISRHIQRRHLWLPFKKIYHRVINGYDSEMHYYLRYEHEADYIAMLLSASAGYDPRFAPTALSNPDECLDLKFVKYNQLPFSKLENSERIEFMTKPEVMQEAVRIYQEKTKGQCADQEYLAEKK from the exons ATGAAATGTTTGAGTTATGTCACTTTTTTCACTGGGAAGTTTGAAATCACACCTTATACAAATATAACTCTTTATGTGTTCCCTTTTGTTGATAAAATCTATGGAGAGAAAATATTTTCGAGTTGGAAACAAGCGTGTGGAAGGGGGTTGAGACTGCCCCCGACTGACCCCCAGTGTATTCGAGTTGAATCTATTGCCGCGAAGATTCTTGAGGCATTACAGAGGGAGACGGGTAGGCGTCACGTGTTGGCTGATCAACAATGGATTAAAGATGATGTTGATGGGAAGGTTAAATTGGTGAAGAGAAGTGAAAGAATTGAGGAGTCGACAAATGTGCATTTGAAGGAGGGAATAAACTGGGAAGTTTTTGTGATCGATCATCCTATAATTAATGCAGGTGCTCAAGAAATCGGGGCAAATATGGGAAAGATTGTTTTGTTTACGGGCTTGTTTCATGTTTATAAGAGGGATGACGAGCTAGCAATCATTATTGCACATGAG GTTGGGCATGTTATTTCTCGCCATATACAAAGACGTCATCTTTGGCTTCCATTTAAGAAGATTTATCACCGTGTGATAAATGGCTATGATTCTGAGATGCATTATTATTTGAG GTATGAACATGAAGCAGATTACATTGCAATGCTATTATCTGCATCTGCTGGATATGATCCTCGATTTGCACCTACTGCATTGTCAAACCCGGACGAATGCTTGGACTTGAAATTCGTAAAGTATAATCAGTTACCGTTTTCTAAACTGGAAAATTCGGAAAGAATTGAGTTTATGACTAAGCCAGAAGTCATGCAAGAGGCAGTTCGTATATACcaagaaaaaacaaaaggaCAGTGTGCTGATCAAGAATATCTTGCAGAGAAGAAGTAG
- the LOC108198341 gene encoding mitochondrial metalloendopeptidase OMA1-like isoform X1 — protein MGLLRLCNHSVRFSSVLRFPCYPPTVTSLQRVTNLARVKICDGPENLLSGFELDQKFYNPLRHFVGTRQYSVHRLLGSGFDQELRKPSRHFVGTRYYSVSKIQKYVYRPLMKCLSYVTFFTGKFEITPYTNITLYVFPFVDKIYGEKIFSSWKQACGRGLRLPPTDPQCIRVESIAAKILEALQRETGRRHVLADQQWIKDDVDGKVKLVKRSERIEESTNVHLKEGINWEVFVIDHPIINAGAQEIGANMGKIVLFTGLFHVYKRDDELAIIIAHEVGHVISRHIQRRHLWLPFKKIYHRVINGYDSEMHYYLRYEHEADYIAMLLSASAGYDPRFAPTALSNPDECLDLKFVKYNQLPFSKLENSERIEFMTKPEVMQEAVRIYQEKTKGQCADQEYLAEKK, from the exons ATGGGTCTGTTGAGATTATGTAATCACAGTGTTAGATTTTCTAGTGTTTTGAGGTTCCCATGTTATCCTCCTACAGTAACATCACTTCAAAGGGTCACCAATTTAGCTCGTGTCAAGATCTGTGATGGTCCTGAAAACTTATTGTCTGGTTTTGAATTAGATCAGAAATTTTACAACCCATTGAGACATTTTGTTGGAACAAGGCAATACTCTGTTCATAGATTGTTGGGGTCAGGTTTTGACCAAGAACTACGCAAACCATCGAGACATTTTGTTGGAACAAGGTATTACTCTGTTTCCAAGATTCAGAAATATGTATACAGGCCTCTAATGAAATGTTTGAGTTATGTCACTTTTTTCACTGGGAAGTTTGAAATCACACCTTATACAAATATAACTCTTTATGTGTTCCCTTTTGTTGATAAAATCTATGGAGAGAAAATATTTTCGAGTTGGAAACAAGCGTGTGGAAGGGGGTTGAGACTGCCCCCGACTGACCCCCAGTGTATTCGAGTTGAATCTATTGCCGCGAAGATTCTTGAGGCATTACAGAGGGAGACGGGTAGGCGTCACGTGTTGGCTGATCAACAATGGATTAAAGATGATGTTGATGGGAAGGTTAAATTGGTGAAGAGAAGTGAAAGAATTGAGGAGTCGACAAATGTGCATTTGAAGGAGGGAATAAACTGGGAAGTTTTTGTGATCGATCATCCTATAATTAATGCAGGTGCTCAAGAAATCGGGGCAAATATGGGAAAGATTGTTTTGTTTACGGGCTTGTTTCATGTTTATAAGAGGGATGACGAGCTAGCAATCATTATTGCACATGAG GTTGGGCATGTTATTTCTCGCCATATACAAAGACGTCATCTTTGGCTTCCATTTAAGAAGATTTATCACCGTGTGATAAATGGCTATGATTCTGAGATGCATTATTATTTGAG GTATGAACATGAAGCAGATTACATTGCAATGCTATTATCTGCATCTGCTGGATATGATCCTCGATTTGCACCTACTGCATTGTCAAACCCGGACGAATGCTTGGACTTGAAATTCGTAAAGTATAATCAGTTACCGTTTTCTAAACTGGAAAATTCGGAAAGAATTGAGTTTATGACTAAGCCAGAAGTCATGCAAGAGGCAGTTCGTATATACcaagaaaaaacaaaaggaCAGTGTGCTGATCAAGAATATCTTGCAGAGAAGAAGTAG